Part of the Natrialbaceae archaeon AArc-T1-2 genome, CTTTCCTACCTCAAATGGGCCGAGGAGCAACCATCGAGCAGTAACTCCTCTCTCGACACCTACGACCCGTGGTTCAATATGGGCGACCTCAATCCAAAGATGGCACCCATCGTCTGTCCACAGGCGATGGATACTCACAGGTTCTTTTTCAGAACCAACAGCGATGTCGTGGCGAGCAATCGGTTCCTGCTCGTGCAGCCGAACGCCGCCGACTCTGACCTGCTGCTCGGGCTCCTGAACTCGAGTCTCACGAAAATCGTCATCGAGAGTCACGGCCGAATCACCGGCGGCGGCGCAGTAAACCTGTCCGGGAGCGACCTGCGTACGCTTCGTGTCGTCGATCCCGACCAGCTTTCGGATGAACAGGCAGACCGGGTGACAGATGCCTTCAATCGACTGGCCGCTGGCGATGCGGATGCACGGGACGATCTCGACGAGGTGACCATCGATGTTCTCGACCTCGATGTGACCGTCGACGAACTCCAAGAGGTTGCCGAGACGTTGAAGCGTACCAGACGCGAGAAGGGGAAACAGGTCGAGACTCTTATCAAGGAGCTGGACGAGTTGGAAGGTCACATCGATATGTCGTTCGAGGACGACTCCGGCCGACAAGAGGGCCTGTCCAGTTTCAGTGACTGATGTACCGGTTCGGCGAGGACGACCGGATCCGGGTGGCCATCCCAGATGAATCCAACCCTGGTCACGCCCTACACGGGAGCCACGGCACGGTAATCACCGTCATTGAGGACGACGCTGGGCTGGAGACAGGGAGGCCGCAGGACTCTATTTTCTGCCCGGTTGCCCGAAGTAGAGCGTGTTGACCGAGTGGAGATAACGGGAGGAGAAGACAGGGATTCGTGACAAAATGTGGATAGTCCCGGGCGGATTCGAACCGCGGTCGGAGCAAAGCTCCTCCCAGGCTCGAATCCGCGAGGACATTCGCCGCTCGCGGATTTGCTCGCGGCAGAAGTAGTCCCGGGCGGATTCGAACCGCCGTCAACGGCTCCAAAGGCCGTTATGATTGGCCACTACACCACGGGACTCCAGTACGAAGGTACACGCCCGGTCCGTCAAGAACCCTTCGGGTTTCCTCGAGGAACCCCTCCCGCGGCCACCGTTTCGAGATTCGAAACCCGGACGATCGACCGCCGGTACGCCCAGAATGCGAACGCTCGAGCACTCAGCCGAGTTGTTCGTCGAGGATCAGCCGCGTTTTGGTCCCGATGACCTCGTCCTGTTCACGTGCCTGCGTGATGAGGTCGTTGACGCCGCGGGTGTCCGTCGCGTCCACGACGAGGACGACGTCTTGTTCGCCCGAGACCTGCCAGACGAAGTCGACTTCCTCCCACTCGGCCATTCGTTTCGAGACCTTTTGGGTGTCGACGTCGACCGCGACGGCGATCTCGATCATCGCCTGGACGTTACCCGTCCGCGTCGAGACGGTAAAGCGTTCGATGACACCGTCTTCAGTCATGCGCTCGACGCGGTTGCGGACTGTCCCTTCGCTCGTGCCGACCTCGTCGGCGATCTCCGTGTACGGCGTACGGGCGTCTCGTCGGAGGATGTTGAGGATTTGCCTGTCCAGCTCGTCCATAGAGATACGATCCTTCGCGGGACGGACACTTGACAATTACGAATTTCGTAACTCAGCTTCGAAGACAACACTTATGACGGTGGGAAGGGTACGTTTCTCGTAATGACAACGGCGTACGTAGCGCTGGAGGGAGGCCACGTACTCGAGGGGCGTGGTCGTGCTCCGGGCACCGCTCGTGGCGAACTGGTTTTCACGACAGCGTATACGGGTTACGAAGAGAGCCTGACCGATCCGTCCTACGAGGAACAGGTCCTGACGTTCTCGTACCCGCTGATCGGTAACTACGGCGTCCGCGAGGAACGGTTCGAGTCCGACCGGGTCCATCCGCGAGCCGTTCTCGCGCGCGAACTGACCACAGACGTCGCCAACTGGCTCGAGAGCGAGGGCGTTCCCGCCGTCGACCACCTCGACACCCGTGACGTCGTCACCGACATCCGTGACGGCGGCGCGATGCAGTGTGGCATCGCCGTCGGCGAGGACGTTACCGAGGAGGACGCCCTTGAACAACTCGAGGCCTGCAAGGCGATGAGCGAGCACACCGACATCGGCGCACAGGTGAGCGTCGACGAACTCGAGACCTACGGCGAAGACAACGACGGCCCGACGGTCGCGCTGGTCGACTGTGGCGTCAAGGGCTCGATCGTCGACTCGCTGTGTGAGCGTGACGCCGTCGTCCACGTACTTCCCTACGACGCGACGCCGGCCGACGTCGAGGACGCCGATCCCGATGTCTTGTTCGTCTCGAACGGACCCGGCGATCCGGCGAACTACGAGGCGGCCATCGAGCTCGTCGAGGAGTACGTCGACGACCTTCCCGTCGCCGGCATCTGTCTCGGCCAGCAGATCGTCGCCCGCGCGCTCGGTGGTACCACCGAGAAGATGGCCTTCGGTCACCGTGGCGTCAACCAGCCGGTCATGGACGTCGAGACGAACCAGGTCGTCATGACCACCCAGAACCACGGTTACACGGTCGCAGACCCCGGCCCGCGTCTGGAGGTCACCCAGTTCAACGTCAACGACGACACCCCCGAAGGGCTCGACGGCACCGACTGTGACGTGCTCACCCGTCAGTACCATCCCGAAGCCAACCCCGGTCCCTACGACACCCTCGGCTTCTTCGACGACGTCCTCGAGATGGCGTCTCGATCGCGAACCGTTCCCGCCGACGACTGATCGTTCTCGCGTCGGTAAGCTCTCTCGCGTACCGTATCAGCCGTCACCGCGACCGATCGCCTGCTCGTACCCGTCGCCAATCCCGAGACGCCCAATCGACTGCGTGACACCGCCGTGGGGCCATCGTGGCGAAGCGGCAGACGGGCGTATCGAATGCGCTGGGCCGACGCCTGCGAAACCGACTCTAGAGTCCCTCGAGCGAGCGCAGTTTCTGTTCGACCGGCGGTGGAGCCGCACTGGGACCGTCGCGAACGCGGTGATCGGGGATCAAGATTGGCGTCGGGTTCTCGTCGAGAGCCGTTCGCACCAACACGACGTCGTCTTCGTCGTCGGGATCGAGGTCGGGCGTCATCCGTGCGAGTGCGTCGACGCCCACCTGATCGCCGTAGGGAATCTCACGGACCGTCTCCAGGACGGCCCGCTGGTCG contains:
- a CDS encoding Lrp/AsnC family transcriptional regulator translates to MDELDRQILNILRRDARTPYTEIADEVGTSEGTVRNRVERMTEDGVIERFTVSTRTGNVQAMIEIAVAVDVDTQKVSKRMAEWEEVDFVWQVSGEQDVVLVVDATDTRGVNDLITQAREQDEVIGTKTRLILDEQLG
- the carA gene encoding glutamine-hydrolyzing carbamoyl-phosphate synthase small subunit, whose product is MTTAYVALEGGHVLEGRGRAPGTARGELVFTTAYTGYEESLTDPSYEEQVLTFSYPLIGNYGVREERFESDRVHPRAVLARELTTDVANWLESEGVPAVDHLDTRDVVTDIRDGGAMQCGIAVGEDVTEEDALEQLEACKAMSEHTDIGAQVSVDELETYGEDNDGPTVALVDCGVKGSIVDSLCERDAVVHVLPYDATPADVEDADPDVLFVSNGPGDPANYEAAIELVEEYVDDLPVAGICLGQQIVARALGGTTEKMAFGHRGVNQPVMDVETNQVVMTTQNHGYTVADPGPRLEVTQFNVNDDTPEGLDGTDCDVLTRQYHPEANPGPYDTLGFFDDVLEMASRSRTVPADD
- a CDS encoding MGMT family protein is translated as MDEAVAGIYARESSYLGRYVQMGIASGRVLRVSFPETPAEDAEDDHPILERIFEYLEGVEEITFEDVQIALTVPTDQRAVLETVREIPYGDQVGVDALARMTPDLDPDDEDDVVLVRTALDENPTPILIPDHRVRDGPSAAPPPVEQKLRSLEGL